One Lycium ferocissimum isolate CSIRO_LF1 unplaced genomic scaffold, AGI_CSIRO_Lferr_CH_V1 ctg13233, whole genome shotgun sequence genomic window carries:
- the LOC132042094 gene encoding uncharacterized protein LOC132042094, with protein sequence MDVIGSIKPAASNGHRFILVAIDYFTKWVKATSHKLITKKVVANFVRNIICQFGIPESIIIDNGENLNSHMMKDIYEQFKITHRNSTAYRPQMNEAVEATNKNIKRILRKMTDNYKGWHEKLSHALLGYRTTARTLTGATLNLLVYGTKAVIPAEVEIPSLRIIQEAELDNAEWVRARYEQ encoded by the coding sequence atggatgttATTGGATCCATTAAACCCGCAGCTTCAAATGGCCACCGATTCATTTTAGTTGCCATtgactacttcaccaaatgggtgAAAGCAACGTCCCACAAGTTAATAACAAAGAAAGTGGTAGCTAACTTCGTGCGAAACATCATATGCCAGTTCGGTATACCCGAATCCATCATAATAGATAATGGAGAAAATCTAAATAGCCATATGATGAAGGATATCTATGAGCAATTCAAGATCACTCACCGAAACTCGACAGCCTACCGGCCACAAATGAACGAAGCCGTAGAAGCAaccaacaagaatatcaagaggatattgaggaaaatgactGACAACTATAAAGGTTGGCATGAGAAGTTGTCTCATGCCTTATTGGGATACCGTACTACTGCTAGAACTTTAACAGGAGCAACTCTTAATTTGTTAGTCTACGGTACTAAAGCAGTCATACCTGCCGAAGTTGAGATACCTTCTTTGAGAATTATTCAAGAAGCAGAATTGGACAATGCTGAATGGGTCCGAGCTCGATATGAGCAATAG